The following coding sequences are from one Luteimonas sp. S4-F44 window:
- a CDS encoding LLM class flavin-dependent oxidoreductase, which yields MTSKARRSDMRFSLFIHIERVSDQQTQKQLYDEMVELCRIADEGGMHAIWTGEHHGMNFTIAPNPFLNLVDLARRTKHVRLGTGTVVAPFWHPIKLAGEAAMTDIISDGRLELGIARGAYAFEYERLHPGLDAWGAGGRLRELIPAIKALWKGDYAHQGEYWKFPKTTSAPQPLQAPHPPIWVAARDPNSHEFAVENGCNVQVTPLHFGDEEVEKLMGHFNAACEKFSDVPRPQIMLLRHTYVADGEADAQQAADEINVFYNYFGAWFKNERDITQGLIAPLSEDEIAAHPMYSPQAMRSNNVIGPPEEVIARLKIYERMGYDEYAFWIDTGMSFERKKASLERMIRDVMPAFR from the coding sequence GTGACGTCCAAGGCCAGGAGATCTGATATGCGCTTTTCGCTGTTCATCCATATCGAGCGCGTCTCCGACCAGCAGACGCAGAAGCAGCTGTACGACGAGATGGTAGAACTGTGCCGGATCGCGGACGAAGGCGGCATGCACGCCATCTGGACCGGCGAACATCACGGCATGAACTTCACCATCGCGCCAAATCCGTTCCTGAACCTTGTCGACCTCGCGCGCCGAACCAAACATGTGCGCCTGGGCACCGGCACGGTGGTCGCACCGTTCTGGCATCCGATCAAGCTCGCCGGCGAAGCGGCGATGACCGACATCATCAGCGATGGTCGCCTGGAACTGGGGATCGCCCGCGGTGCGTACGCGTTCGAGTACGAGCGCCTGCACCCCGGCCTCGACGCCTGGGGCGCCGGCGGCCGTCTGCGCGAGTTGATTCCGGCCATCAAAGCGTTGTGGAAGGGCGACTACGCGCACCAAGGCGAGTACTGGAAGTTTCCCAAGACCACCTCTGCACCGCAGCCGCTGCAGGCGCCGCATCCGCCGATCTGGGTGGCCGCGCGCGATCCCAACAGCCACGAGTTCGCGGTGGAGAACGGTTGCAACGTGCAGGTCACGCCGCTGCACTTCGGCGACGAGGAGGTCGAGAAACTGATGGGTCACTTCAATGCGGCCTGCGAAAAGTTCAGCGACGTGCCGCGTCCGCAGATCATGCTGCTGCGCCACACCTATGTGGCCGACGGCGAAGCCGACGCGCAACAGGCGGCCGACGAGATCAACGTCTTCTACAACTACTTCGGCGCGTGGTTCAAGAACGAGCGCGACATCACCCAAGGCCTGATCGCGCCGCTGAGCGAAGACGAGATCGCTGCGCATCCGATGTACTCGCCCCAGGCGATGCGCAGCAACAACGTCATCGGCCCGCCCGAGGAAGTGATTGCCCGCCTGAAGATCTACGAGCGCATGGGCTACGACGAGTACGCGTTCTGGATCGATACCGGCATGAGCTTTGAGCGCAAGAAAGCCTCGCTCGAGCGCATGATCCGCGATGTGATGCCGGCGTTCCGGTAA
- a CDS encoding aldehyde dehydrogenase, producing MTAPFALYIDGRFEAGAATFDSIDPATGQVWAQMPEARIDEVERAVTAAERALRDPAWAGLTASQRGRLLYRLADLLEHAAPELAALETRDTGKIVRETRGQIAYVAHYYRYYAGIADQVRGHVVPVDKPDMQVWIKREPLGVVAAIVPWNSQLFLSAVKLGPALAAGCTVVLKASEEAPAPLLAFARLIHEAGFPPGVVNIITGFGPECGAVLSRHPKVSLVAFTGGPETARHIIRNTADNLAKVSLELGGKSPLVVFADADIDSAVNAQLAAIFAASGQSCVAGSRLLIEAGVKDAFLARLIEKVNAIRVGAPDDAQTEYGPLCTERQLRTIETVVAQSIEQGARLLTGGHRIERDGFYYAPTVLDCSGVPRAMSEITELFGPVLSIDVFSDEADAIAKANSTDYGLAAGVFTRDLTRAHRMSQAIHAGVVWLNTYRAVSPHAPFGGYGLSGHGREGGADAVLDYTTTKTVWLRTSDAPMGDPFVMR from the coding sequence ATGACTGCCCCATTCGCTCTGTACATCGACGGCCGTTTCGAAGCCGGCGCCGCGACATTCGACAGCATCGACCCGGCGACTGGCCAGGTCTGGGCACAGATGCCCGAGGCGCGCATCGACGAAGTCGAGCGCGCCGTTACCGCGGCCGAGCGCGCGTTGCGGGACCCTGCCTGGGCCGGCCTGACGGCATCGCAGCGTGGGCGATTGCTGTATCGCCTGGCTGACCTGCTCGAGCATGCGGCGCCCGAGCTGGCTGCACTCGAAACCCGCGACACCGGGAAGATCGTCCGCGAGACCCGGGGACAGATCGCCTACGTCGCCCACTACTACCGCTACTACGCCGGCATCGCCGACCAGGTGCGGGGCCACGTGGTGCCGGTCGACAAGCCGGACATGCAGGTCTGGATCAAGCGTGAGCCGCTGGGTGTAGTCGCCGCGATCGTGCCCTGGAACAGCCAGCTGTTTCTCTCGGCGGTGAAGCTCGGACCGGCGCTCGCCGCCGGCTGCACGGTGGTCCTCAAGGCGTCGGAAGAGGCGCCTGCACCGCTGCTGGCGTTCGCGCGGCTGATCCACGAGGCAGGGTTCCCGCCGGGGGTGGTCAACATCATCACCGGCTTCGGGCCAGAGTGCGGCGCCGTGCTCAGCCGGCACCCCAAGGTGAGCCTGGTCGCGTTCACAGGCGGGCCGGAGACGGCGCGCCACATCATCCGTAACACTGCCGACAACCTGGCCAAGGTGTCGCTGGAACTGGGCGGCAAGTCGCCGTTGGTGGTGTTTGCCGATGCCGACATCGACAGCGCGGTCAACGCCCAGTTGGCGGCAATCTTCGCCGCGAGCGGACAGAGTTGCGTCGCCGGCTCACGCTTGCTGATCGAGGCTGGCGTCAAGGATGCGTTCCTGGCCCGCCTGATCGAGAAGGTCAATGCCATCCGCGTCGGCGCACCGGACGACGCGCAGACCGAGTATGGACCGCTGTGCACCGAACGCCAGCTGCGCACCATCGAAACGGTGGTTGCCCAGTCGATCGAACAGGGCGCGCGTCTGCTGACCGGCGGGCATCGCATCGAACGCGACGGCTTCTATTACGCACCGACGGTGCTCGACTGCAGCGGCGTTCCACGGGCGATGAGCGAGATCACCGAATTGTTCGGTCCGGTATTGTCGATCGACGTGTTCTCCGACGAGGCCGATGCGATCGCCAAGGCCAACTCGACTGATTACGGATTGGCAGCGGGTGTGTTCACTCGCGACCTGACGCGAGCCCACCGCATGTCGCAGGCGATCCATGCCGGCGTTGTATGGCTCAACACCTATCGCGCGGTGTCCCCACACGCACCGTTCGGCGGCTACGGTCTGTCCGGGCACGGCCGCGAAGGCGGCGCCGATGCGGTACTCGACTACACCACCACCAAGACGGTGTGGTTGCGGACGTCCGACGCGCCCATGGGCGATCCGTTCGTGATGCGCTAG
- a CDS encoding flavin reductase: MDSTTKELRDAFGAFMTGITVVTTTSTAGTPVGFTANSFASVSLDPPLLLVSIANSSGNYDAFANGGHFAINVLAEGQKQVSSTFASRVEDRFGSIEWRMSEHGNPLLAGVGAWFDCTTHSVVPAGDHAILIGRIEAFASSGQAGLGYYRGGYFTPAKMAAEVIGGASVVIHAVIAHENRVLLTRDADGRWALPCVGAADRGADEALHALFERYQPGASANFVYSVYRNTDSQQQFVAFLCSTPDATPREGSYIELTDVAALDIADPAVKSMLERYCKESRLKSYGVYYGNHHNGVVRDVQGQEI, from the coding sequence ATGGACAGCACCACCAAGGAACTCCGCGACGCGTTCGGCGCGTTCATGACCGGCATCACCGTCGTCACCACAACCAGCACCGCAGGCACGCCGGTGGGCTTCACCGCCAACTCGTTTGCTTCGGTGTCGCTGGACCCGCCGCTGCTGCTGGTCAGTATCGCCAACAGCTCCGGCAACTACGACGCTTTCGCCAACGGCGGCCACTTTGCGATTAACGTGCTTGCTGAAGGACAGAAGCAGGTCTCCAGCACGTTCGCCAGCCGTGTTGAGGACCGTTTTGGCAGTATCGAATGGCGCATGAGCGAACACGGCAATCCACTGCTGGCCGGTGTCGGTGCCTGGTTCGACTGCACGACGCACTCGGTGGTGCCGGCCGGCGATCACGCCATCCTGATCGGGCGCATCGAGGCCTTCGCGTCGAGTGGTCAGGCCGGCCTGGGCTACTACCGCGGCGGCTACTTCACCCCGGCGAAGATGGCGGCCGAGGTGATCGGCGGCGCCAGCGTGGTCATCCACGCCGTCATCGCCCATGAGAACCGCGTGCTACTGACGCGCGATGCAGACGGGCGCTGGGCGCTGCCCTGTGTCGGCGCGGCAGACCGCGGTGCGGACGAGGCACTGCACGCCCTGTTTGAACGCTACCAGCCTGGCGCATCGGCAAACTTCGTTTATTCGGTCTATCGCAACACCGACAGCCAGCAGCAATTCGTCGCCTTTCTGTGCAGCACGCCGGACGCGACGCCGCGCGAAGGCAGCTACATCGAACTGACCGACGTCGCTGCGCTCGACATCGCCGACCCGGCGGTGAAAAGCATGCTCGAGCGCTACTGCAAGGAAAGCCGGCTCAAGAGCTACGGCGTCTACTACGGCAACCACCACAACGGCGTCGTGCGTGACGTCCAAGGCCAGGAGATCTGA